A window of Ictidomys tridecemlineatus isolate mIctTri1 chromosome 15, mIctTri1.hap1, whole genome shotgun sequence contains these coding sequences:
- the Znf599 gene encoding zinc finger protein 599 isoform X3, producing the protein MFYLFLMPGHPVPKPETILDHEQGLWTEKRHLSQSTCAGEKAKPTITAPTASQLTFCEKSSFQEQLAQRSSKDSRLGQTRDEEKPSEMQERNWRPGTDPYKETCPGKWCHKNDDFETDDNLCLRVLQERVTPQDAVHEHDSQGSGKDTGINSRSSPYKCKECGKGFCKNWALVRHQQIHTGVKPYECSECGKACRYMSDFIRHMRFHTGEKPYKCKECGKAFKRRSHLTEHQRIHTGDKPYECKECGKAFTHRSSFMQHNMTHTREKPFLCKECGKAFYYSSSFAHHMKIHTGKKLHECRECGKAFTHRSTFIQHNMTHTGEKPFLCKECGKAFCLNSSFTQHMRIHTGEKPYECNECGKAFTHRSTFIRHKKIHTGEKPFECKECGKAFCDSSSLIQHMRIHTGEKPYQCSECGKAFTHHSVFIRHNRTHSGIKPLECKECAKGFYYSSSFIRHMRIHTGEKPYVCRECGKAFTQPANFVRHTRIHTGEKPFECKECEKTFCDNFSLTQHMRTHTGEKPFECSECGKTFSHSSSFTHHRKTHTRV; encoded by the exons atgttctatttatttcttatgcCAGGGCATCCTGTTCCGAAACCAGAGACGATATTGGATCATGAGCAGGGACTATGGACAGAGAAGAGACACCTCTCCCAAAGCACCTGTGCAG GTGAAAAAGCAAAACCCACCATCACAGCACCTACTGCTTCTCAACTGACCTTCTGTGAGAAATCCTCTTTTCAAGAACAACTGGCACAGAGGTCCTCAAAGGATTCCAGATTGGGGCAAACCAGAGATGAGGAAAAGCCATCAGAAATGCAGGAAAGGAACTGGAGACCAGGAACAGACCCCTACAAGGAGACATGCCCTGGAAAGTGGTGCCATAAAAATGATGATTTCGAGACAGATGATAATCTGTGTTTAAGAGTTTTACAGGAGCGAGTCACTCCACAAGATGCTGTCCATGAACATGACTCCCAAGGATCAGGAAAAGACACTGGGATTAATTCAAGGAGCAGCCCCtataaatgcaaagaatgtggaaaagGGTTTTGCAAAAATTGGGCCCTTGTTCGACATCAGCAGATTCATACTGGAGTAAAGCCTTATGAATGcagtgaatgtgggaaagcctgtCGTTATATGTCCGACTTTATTCGACATATGCGGTTTCATACTGGGGAAAAACCATACAAGTGTAAAgagtgtgggaaggccttcaAACGCAGGTCTCACCTCACGGAGCACCAGCGTATTCACACTGGAGATAAGCCCTATGAATGCAAAGAATGTGGTAAAGCTTTCACCCACCGCTCTTCTTTTATGCAGCACAATATGACCCATACTAGAGAAAAGCCCTTTTTGtgcaaagaatgtggaaaagctttttaCTACAGCTCTTCATTCGCCCACCACATGAAGATTCACACTGGAAAGAAGCTGCATGAGTGTCGTGAATGTGGAAAGGCCTTTACTCACCGCTCCACTTTTATCCAGCATAATATGACCCACACAGGAGAAAAACCTTTTTTGtgcaaagaatgtggaaaagctttttgTCTCAACTCATCCTTCACACAACATATGAGAATTCACACTGGTGAGAAGCCCTATGAGTGCAATGAATGCGGAAAGGCCTTTACTCATCGGTCCACTTTTATCAGGCATAAGAAGatccatactggagagaagccctttgAGTGCAAAGAATGTGGGAAGGCCTTTTGTGATAGCTCTTCCTTGATTCAGCACATGAGGATTCACACTGGTGAGAAGCCCTATCAGTGCAGTGAATGTGGAAAGGCCTTTACACACCACTCTGTTTTTATCCGACATAATAGGACCCACAGTGGAATAAAACCACTGGAGTGTAAAGAATGTGCAAAAGGCTTTTATTATAGCTCTTCCTTCATTCGACACATGAGGATTCACaccggagagaagccctatgtttgcagagaatgtggaaaagcctttaccCAACCTGCAAATTTTGTTCGGCATACTAGGAtccacactggagaaaaaccctTTGAGTGCAAAGAATGTGAGAAGACTTTTTGTGACAACTTTTCCTTAACTCAGCACatgagaactcacactggagagaaaccctttGAATGCAGTGAGTGTGGAAAGACCTTCAGCCACAGTTCATCCTTCACTCATCATCGAAAGACTCATACTAGAGTTTAA
- the Znf599 gene encoding zinc finger protein 599 isoform X1 yields MGDQMRISRTEALVSFEDVVVTFTGEEWRHLNLSQRTLYQEVMLEICGLLVSLGHPVPKPETILDHEQGLWTEKRHLSQSTCAGEKAKPTITAPTASQLTFCEKSSFQEQLAQRSSKDSRLGQTRDEEKPSEMQERNWRPGTDPYKETCPGKWCHKNDDFETDDNLCLRVLQERVTPQDAVHEHDSQGSGKDTGINSRSSPYKCKECGKGFCKNWALVRHQQIHTGVKPYECSECGKACRYMSDFIRHMRFHTGEKPYKCKECGKAFKRRSHLTEHQRIHTGDKPYECKECGKAFTHRSSFMQHNMTHTREKPFLCKECGKAFYYSSSFAHHMKIHTGKKLHECRECGKAFTHRSTFIQHNMTHTGEKPFLCKECGKAFCLNSSFTQHMRIHTGEKPYECNECGKAFTHRSTFIRHKKIHTGEKPFECKECGKAFCDSSSLIQHMRIHTGEKPYQCSECGKAFTHHSVFIRHNRTHSGIKPLECKECAKGFYYSSSFIRHMRIHTGEKPYVCRECGKAFTQPANFVRHTRIHTGEKPFECKECEKTFCDNFSLTQHMRTHTGEKPFECSECGKTFSHSSSFTHHRKTHTRV; encoded by the exons ATGGGAGACCAGATGAGAATCTCAAGGACAGAG GCATTGGTATCATTTGAAGATGTGGTTGTGACCTTCACTGGAGAGGAATGGAGGCATCTAAACCTGTCCCAGAGGACCCTCTACCAGGAGGTGATGCTGGAGATCTGTGGGCTCCTGGTCTCACTGG GGCATCCTGTTCCGAAACCAGAGACGATATTGGATCATGAGCAGGGACTATGGACAGAGAAGAGACACCTCTCCCAAAGCACCTGTGCAG GTGAAAAAGCAAAACCCACCATCACAGCACCTACTGCTTCTCAACTGACCTTCTGTGAGAAATCCTCTTTTCAAGAACAACTGGCACAGAGGTCCTCAAAGGATTCCAGATTGGGGCAAACCAGAGATGAGGAAAAGCCATCAGAAATGCAGGAAAGGAACTGGAGACCAGGAACAGACCCCTACAAGGAGACATGCCCTGGAAAGTGGTGCCATAAAAATGATGATTTCGAGACAGATGATAATCTGTGTTTAAGAGTTTTACAGGAGCGAGTCACTCCACAAGATGCTGTCCATGAACATGACTCCCAAGGATCAGGAAAAGACACTGGGATTAATTCAAGGAGCAGCCCCtataaatgcaaagaatgtggaaaagGGTTTTGCAAAAATTGGGCCCTTGTTCGACATCAGCAGATTCATACTGGAGTAAAGCCTTATGAATGcagtgaatgtgggaaagcctgtCGTTATATGTCCGACTTTATTCGACATATGCGGTTTCATACTGGGGAAAAACCATACAAGTGTAAAgagtgtgggaaggccttcaAACGCAGGTCTCACCTCACGGAGCACCAGCGTATTCACACTGGAGATAAGCCCTATGAATGCAAAGAATGTGGTAAAGCTTTCACCCACCGCTCTTCTTTTATGCAGCACAATATGACCCATACTAGAGAAAAGCCCTTTTTGtgcaaagaatgtggaaaagctttttaCTACAGCTCTTCATTCGCCCACCACATGAAGATTCACACTGGAAAGAAGCTGCATGAGTGTCGTGAATGTGGAAAGGCCTTTACTCACCGCTCCACTTTTATCCAGCATAATATGACCCACACAGGAGAAAAACCTTTTTTGtgcaaagaatgtggaaaagctttttgTCTCAACTCATCCTTCACACAACATATGAGAATTCACACTGGTGAGAAGCCCTATGAGTGCAATGAATGCGGAAAGGCCTTTACTCATCGGTCCACTTTTATCAGGCATAAGAAGatccatactggagagaagccctttgAGTGCAAAGAATGTGGGAAGGCCTTTTGTGATAGCTCTTCCTTGATTCAGCACATGAGGATTCACACTGGTGAGAAGCCCTATCAGTGCAGTGAATGTGGAAAGGCCTTTACACACCACTCTGTTTTTATCCGACATAATAGGACCCACAGTGGAATAAAACCACTGGAGTGTAAAGAATGTGCAAAAGGCTTTTATTATAGCTCTTCCTTCATTCGACACATGAGGATTCACaccggagagaagccctatgtttgcagagaatgtggaaaagcctttaccCAACCTGCAAATTTTGTTCGGCATACTAGGAtccacactggagaaaaaccctTTGAGTGCAAAGAATGTGAGAAGACTTTTTGTGACAACTTTTCCTTAACTCAGCACatgagaactcacactggagagaaaccctttGAATGCAGTGAGTGTGGAAAGACCTTCAGCCACAGTTCATCCTTCACTCATCATCGAAAGACTCATACTAGAGTTTAA
- the Znf599 gene encoding zinc finger protein 599 isoform X2: MAAPALALVSFEDVVVTFTGEEWRHLNLSQRTLYQEVMLEICGLLVSLGHPVPKPETILDHEQGLWTEKRHLSQSTCAGEKAKPTITAPTASQLTFCEKSSFQEQLAQRSSKDSRLGQTRDEEKPSEMQERNWRPGTDPYKETCPGKWCHKNDDFETDDNLCLRVLQERVTPQDAVHEHDSQGSGKDTGINSRSSPYKCKECGKGFCKNWALVRHQQIHTGVKPYECSECGKACRYMSDFIRHMRFHTGEKPYKCKECGKAFKRRSHLTEHQRIHTGDKPYECKECGKAFTHRSSFMQHNMTHTREKPFLCKECGKAFYYSSSFAHHMKIHTGKKLHECRECGKAFTHRSTFIQHNMTHTGEKPFLCKECGKAFCLNSSFTQHMRIHTGEKPYECNECGKAFTHRSTFIRHKKIHTGEKPFECKECGKAFCDSSSLIQHMRIHTGEKPYQCSECGKAFTHHSVFIRHNRTHSGIKPLECKECAKGFYYSSSFIRHMRIHTGEKPYVCRECGKAFTQPANFVRHTRIHTGEKPFECKECEKTFCDNFSLTQHMRTHTGEKPFECSECGKTFSHSSSFTHHRKTHTRV; encoded by the exons ATGGCTGCGCCAGCGTTG GCATTGGTATCATTTGAAGATGTGGTTGTGACCTTCACTGGAGAGGAATGGAGGCATCTAAACCTGTCCCAGAGGACCCTCTACCAGGAGGTGATGCTGGAGATCTGTGGGCTCCTGGTCTCACTGG GGCATCCTGTTCCGAAACCAGAGACGATATTGGATCATGAGCAGGGACTATGGACAGAGAAGAGACACCTCTCCCAAAGCACCTGTGCAG GTGAAAAAGCAAAACCCACCATCACAGCACCTACTGCTTCTCAACTGACCTTCTGTGAGAAATCCTCTTTTCAAGAACAACTGGCACAGAGGTCCTCAAAGGATTCCAGATTGGGGCAAACCAGAGATGAGGAAAAGCCATCAGAAATGCAGGAAAGGAACTGGAGACCAGGAACAGACCCCTACAAGGAGACATGCCCTGGAAAGTGGTGCCATAAAAATGATGATTTCGAGACAGATGATAATCTGTGTTTAAGAGTTTTACAGGAGCGAGTCACTCCACAAGATGCTGTCCATGAACATGACTCCCAAGGATCAGGAAAAGACACTGGGATTAATTCAAGGAGCAGCCCCtataaatgcaaagaatgtggaaaagGGTTTTGCAAAAATTGGGCCCTTGTTCGACATCAGCAGATTCATACTGGAGTAAAGCCTTATGAATGcagtgaatgtgggaaagcctgtCGTTATATGTCCGACTTTATTCGACATATGCGGTTTCATACTGGGGAAAAACCATACAAGTGTAAAgagtgtgggaaggccttcaAACGCAGGTCTCACCTCACGGAGCACCAGCGTATTCACACTGGAGATAAGCCCTATGAATGCAAAGAATGTGGTAAAGCTTTCACCCACCGCTCTTCTTTTATGCAGCACAATATGACCCATACTAGAGAAAAGCCCTTTTTGtgcaaagaatgtggaaaagctttttaCTACAGCTCTTCATTCGCCCACCACATGAAGATTCACACTGGAAAGAAGCTGCATGAGTGTCGTGAATGTGGAAAGGCCTTTACTCACCGCTCCACTTTTATCCAGCATAATATGACCCACACAGGAGAAAAACCTTTTTTGtgcaaagaatgtggaaaagctttttgTCTCAACTCATCCTTCACACAACATATGAGAATTCACACTGGTGAGAAGCCCTATGAGTGCAATGAATGCGGAAAGGCCTTTACTCATCGGTCCACTTTTATCAGGCATAAGAAGatccatactggagagaagccctttgAGTGCAAAGAATGTGGGAAGGCCTTTTGTGATAGCTCTTCCTTGATTCAGCACATGAGGATTCACACTGGTGAGAAGCCCTATCAGTGCAGTGAATGTGGAAAGGCCTTTACACACCACTCTGTTTTTATCCGACATAATAGGACCCACAGTGGAATAAAACCACTGGAGTGTAAAGAATGTGCAAAAGGCTTTTATTATAGCTCTTCCTTCATTCGACACATGAGGATTCACaccggagagaagccctatgtttgcagagaatgtggaaaagcctttaccCAACCTGCAAATTTTGTTCGGCATACTAGGAtccacactggagaaaaaccctTTGAGTGCAAAGAATGTGAGAAGACTTTTTGTGACAACTTTTCCTTAACTCAGCACatgagaactcacactggagagaaaccctttGAATGCAGTGAGTGTGGAAAGACCTTCAGCCACAGTTCATCCTTCACTCATCATCGAAAGACTCATACTAGAGTTTAA